TGCTAGCTCAAATAGGTGCCACGATGGGATTAGCTCCAATGGAAATCGGACAATCCTTTCAAGTAGGAATGGTCATCTCTGGTTTGATCTTTTTAATTTTAGGTCTCACACGTTCTATAAGTAAATTGCAAAAACTGTTTACCCCTGCTGTAACAGGTACCTATATGATTTTACTAGCAATATCACTAGCTAGTAATTTTATTAAAGGGATGCTAGGGGTAGGTTATCATGGTGCAACTACCGTACTTCCTAACATCGCTTTAACCTCTATTGTTATTATTATGATTGTGTTACTATGTCAAAAAATAAAAGCTGTTGCTAGCTTTGCAGTATTAATCGGGATGTTGGCAGGCTGGGGAACATATGCTTTAATGGGGTGGACAGATCCTATTAGAGAATCAACGGCTTTGATAACTGTACCACGTTTATTTTTTTGGGGACCTTTTCATTGGGATTTAGGAATTGTAGTAACGTGTGTACTTACCACTTTAATTCTTTTAACTAATTTGATTACTAGTATTGCAGTAATTGGGGAAACAACGGAAGAAAAGGCAGAAAAGAGACACTTTGATAAAGGTGGGGTATTTACAGGTGTGTCCCATCTCATTTCTGGTCTGGCAGGAGTTGTGGGTATGATACCACTTACACTTGCTGCGGCGTTTATACAAACTACAAAAATTGCATCCAGATTGCCATTTATTTTAGCCATGACTTTTATGATGATAATCGGGCTTCTCCCTTCTATTTCTAATATACTAGCAACATTGCCAACACCAGTTGCATATGCTGCTATGTTTGTTGCGTATGCTCAAATTCTAGGGTTTGGTTTGAGAGATTTTAAAAAAGTTCCTTTTAATGAACGAACGATTATTGTGGTAGGATGTTCTTTATTATTGGGCTTAGGTATCATGTTTGTTGCTCCCGATGCGTGGAAAACTCTACATCCTATGCTGAGTTTTTTATGTAGTAATGGACTACTGGTAGGTGTGCTGTTAGTTTTATTATTAGAACACATTATTTATCCTAATCGTGCTGTACAAACTGTAGATATAAAAAAAGACGAATCTGCTTCCTAGGCAATTCGTCTTTTTTGAGTTACTTTGTTGAAACAATAGCAGATTCCACAACTTCACCGCCATTTATTTCGATAATCATTCTAGCAGAGGAACCAATAATTTTTTCCTGTTCATTTGGTGATACATTTGGTGGAATAAAGATAATCTGTAGTAGCTCTGTACTGTCTGTTGATACACTGGTTCGAAGAGAATCAACAATAGGGCTCCCAAAGGCTCCATTTCCATCAGCTAAAATAATTTTTCCGTTCATGGTAACATCCCGTCCATTTAGGGCTGAATATACATCATTTTCTGTGCCTAATTGACAACGTATCGGAAGTTGTAACTTGTGAACATCATATAGACCAAAAGGAAGAAAATGCATAATTGACAAAAAGTTATTGATATCCACTGCCGAATTTACCCAGTGAAAAGGATTTCCTTGCAAAATTCGGCGTAACAATGCCTCAGAAGAAGGACGATATCGACTAGGGTCAATACCTAATGCTTTAAACCCTGCACGCCAGTAGCTGAGATTAGGAATATTCTTCATGGTTTCAAGAGAATGCTCTATTCGAAGAGATTCGATAAAATAATTCATACGACCCATTAGCATCTTAGGAGAACTAGAAAGTGACATTCCCGAATAATGAATCATCCCCAAAGAAAAACCCGGAAGCTTTTCTAACAGAGTGGCATCAATGGTTATGTACATGAAAAAGGCTCCTTTCAAATACAACCTTATAAAAATAGTATATCACTGTTTATAGACTTATAAAATTCCTCTATAGCAGTAAAAGCCAATAACAAACATGGAAAATAAAGGGTAAATTATTTGTTTTTATGTAACAGATCACGTAACATGAGAAAGAGATTTCAATGAAAATATTTTTGTAGAGGGCTCTGTCCTTTTGTAAAATAGAAATAGAAACCAAGGAGGGAACAGAACGACGATGAAGGAAGTAACAATTTATACAGACGGAGCATGCTCGGGTAATCCTGGTCCAGGTGGTTGGGGTGCGGTTCTGTTTTATGGTGAGCATAAAAAAGAGATGTCAGGATCAGCTGAACAAACGACGAATAATCGAATGGAATTGCAGGCGGTTATCGAAGCTCTGAAGATTCTCAAGGAGCCCTGTAAAGTTACTATATATAGTGATAGTGCCTATGTTGTAAATTGCTTTCAACAGCGGTGGCATGTGGGTTGGGTGCAGCGAGGATGGAAAAATAGTAAAAACCAACCTGTAGAGAATCAGGAGCTATGGAAAGAGCTTCTGTCACTCATGGAAATACACCAGGTCGATTATGTAAAAGTAAAGGGTCATGCTGACAATGAATGGAATAATCGTTGTGATGAATTGGCCACAGGAGCGATTAAACACCGGTGAAGCCATCTCTTCTAGACACAACATATTGGCAACAAATAAAAGAAACCATTCAACGATATGCAGCAGAAATAGGCATTGATAAAATTGGATTTACCTCGGCAGATCCTTTTTTGGAATTAAAAGACAGACTGATAGTTCATCGTGAGAAAGGATATGAGTCAGGATTTGAAGAGAAGGATATTGATAAGCGTGTGTATCCTGAGCTTACTCTTGAGGGAGCACGTTCTATCATCGCTATTGCGATTGCCTATCCTTCCAAGATGACCAATTTTCCCAAATCAGAGCCTGAGGCGTATAGAGGAATTCTAGCACGCTCTGCATGGGGATTAGATTATCATCACGTTCTACGTGATAAATTGAACCAACTTGCTGATTTTATTCAAACGTTGGAACCAGATGCACGTTTAGAATCTATGGTAGATACGGGTGTCCTATCTGATCGGGCTGTGGCTGAAAGAGCGGGAATAGGATGGGTAGGGAAAAATTGCTCCATCATTACCCCGGAATTCGGCTCTTATGTCTATCTGGGAGAGATGATTACGAACCTTCCGCTACCATCGGATCAGCCAATGGAGGATCAGTGTGGAGAATGTACACTTTGTTTGGATACTTGCCCTACTCAAGCCTTAGTTCAAGGTGGACAACTAAATTCACAGAGATGTGTAGCTTTTCTAACTCAAGTGAAGAATGAAATCCCAGAAGAATTCCGAGAAAAAATAGGAAATAGATTATATGGTTGTGATACCTGTCAGACGATATGTCCTAAAAACAAAGGTATGAACTTTACACATCATCCAGAGACTTTACCAGACCCAGAGCTAGTAAAACCTTTGCTAAAGCCTTTACTTACAATTGGAAACAAAGAATTTAAGACGAGATTTGGAACATCTTCAGCTGCTTGGCGTGGTAAAAAGCCTATACAAAGAAATGCCATTTTAGGTTTAGCGCATTTTAGAGATAAGTCAGCAGTACCAGATTTAATCGAGCTTTTGAATAAAGATTCACGTCCAGTTATCCGAGGAACTTCTGCGTGGGCATTGGGGCGAATTGGTGGAGAGCTAGCAATGGACGCATTAGAATTAGCCAATCTCAAGGAACAAGATGAGTCTGTTATGCAAGAGATACAAAAAGCATTAAAAAAGCATTAA
This is a stretch of genomic DNA from Brevibacillus laterosporus DSM 25. It encodes these proteins:
- a CDS encoding purine/pyrimidine permease; translated protein: MKYGLNSTPPWKVTIPAAVQWFIVTLSCSIAVPIVIGEVYGLSEVQTALFIQQTLFYIGLASLIQAWIGHRYPMMEAPAGLWWSIFLMLAQIGATMGLAPMEIGQSFQVGMVISGLIFLILGLTRSISKLQKLFTPAVTGTYMILLAISLASNFIKGMLGVGYHGATTVLPNIALTSIVIIMIVLLCQKIKAVASFAVLIGMLAGWGTYALMGWTDPIRESTALITVPRLFFWGPFHWDLGIVVTCVLTTLILLTNLITSIAVIGETTEEKAEKRHFDKGGVFTGVSHLISGLAGVVGMIPLTLAAAFIQTTKIASRLPFILAMTFMMIIGLLPSISNILATLPTPVAYAAMFVAYAQILGFGLRDFKKVPFNERTIIVVGCSLLLGLGIMFVAPDAWKTLHPMLSFLCSNGLLVGVLLVLLLEHIIYPNRAVQTVDIKKDESAS
- a CDS encoding B3/4 domain-containing protein: MYITIDATLLEKLPGFSLGMIHYSGMSLSSSPKMLMGRMNYFIESLRIEHSLETMKNIPNLSYWRAGFKALGIDPSRYRPSSEALLRRILQGNPFHWVNSAVDINNFLSIMHFLPFGLYDVHKLQLPIRCQLGTENDVYSALNGRDVTMNGKIILADGNGAFGSPIVDSLRTSVSTDSTELLQIIFIPPNVSPNEQEKIIGSSARMIIEINGGEVVESAIVSTK
- the rnhA gene encoding ribonuclease HI, coding for MKEVTIYTDGACSGNPGPGGWGAVLFYGEHKKEMSGSAEQTTNNRMELQAVIEALKILKEPCKVTIYSDSAYVVNCFQQRWHVGWVQRGWKNSKNQPVENQELWKELLSLMEIHQVDYVKVKGHADNEWNNRCDELATGAIKHR
- the queG gene encoding tRNA epoxyqueuosine(34) reductase QueG; translated protein: MKPSLLDTTYWQQIKETIQRYAAEIGIDKIGFTSADPFLELKDRLIVHREKGYESGFEEKDIDKRVYPELTLEGARSIIAIAIAYPSKMTNFPKSEPEAYRGILARSAWGLDYHHVLRDKLNQLADFIQTLEPDARLESMVDTGVLSDRAVAERAGIGWVGKNCSIITPEFGSYVYLGEMITNLPLPSDQPMEDQCGECTLCLDTCPTQALVQGGQLNSQRCVAFLTQVKNEIPEEFREKIGNRLYGCDTCQTICPKNKGMNFTHHPETLPDPELVKPLLKPLLTIGNKEFKTRFGTSSAAWRGKKPIQRNAILGLAHFRDKSAVPDLIELLNKDSRPVIRGTSAWALGRIGGELAMDALELANLKEQDESVMQEIQKALKKH